CAATTGTACCTTGACCAGCCATGACATCATAATCGTCAAAGGGGTGAATGTATTCAGCCCCTGTCTGCAATTGATGCTGAAGAGAGGCTTCATACGCTTCTTGAAAAGTTTCTCCAGATAAAACGACTTGGGCGCCATAATTACGCGTTGCATTTACTTTTGCTAGTGGTGTTTTCTCAGCCATAAAAATGGTTGCTTTTGCCCCTAACTTAGCAGCCGCATAAGCTACTCCTTGAGCATGATTTCCAGCTGAAGCAGTGATAACACCTTTATCCAATTGTCGTTTCTTTAACTGCATTAATTTGAATGTGGCACCTCTAAATTTAAAAGCACCTGTTTTCTGCTGGTTCTCCATTTTAAAATAAACATTTTTTCCTAAATAGTTATTTGTCGTTTGTGATGTTAATAAAGGTGTTCGATGAACAAGCGGAGCAAGTCGCTGCAACGCATTATATACCTTTTCACCTGTTAAGCAATCCCCAATTTCCCCACACTCCTTATTAAGGCTGTCATTTTCCTCTTTTGTAAGTTTCATTTTAGCTCATACTTTTTTTCATACTGCGCAATTTTTTCTTCGTGTTGTAGAGTTAATGCAATATCATCCCAACCATTGATTAATTTTTCCTTATGATAAGAAGGAATTTCAAATGGATAGACCATATCTTGTTCGGTGATTTGCTGGTTTTCCAAGTCTACATCTAATGTAAATGCTTGCTGCTCGGCTTTTCTCATCCACTGATTCACCTGCTCTTCGGCAACTCGGATAACAATCATGCCGTTTTTTAAAGCATTATTATAAAAAATATCTGCAAAACTCGGCGCTATAATAACTCGAAAACCATAGTCTAACAAAGCCCATGGAGCGTGCTCCCTTGAAGATCCGCAACCAAAATTTTCGCCCGCTAGTAAAATCGAT
This genomic interval from Virgibacillus pantothenticus contains the following:
- the ilvA gene encoding threonine ammonia-lyase yields the protein MKLTKEENDSLNKECGEIGDCLTGEKVYNALQRLAPLVHRTPLLTSQTTNNYLGKNVYFKMENQQKTGAFKFRGATFKLMQLKKRQLDKGVITASAGNHAQGVAYAAAKLGAKATIFMAEKTPLAKVNATRNYGAQVVLSGETFQEAYEASLQHQLQTGAEYIHPFDDYDVMAGQGTIAMELLRQEDRIDTILIPVGGGGLISGIAVAAKHVNRNMKIIGVQAEGADAIYRSYHTGRTENLHSVYTIAEGIAVKKPGERTLPIIREYVDDMVTVSDEAIASAIVYMLERNKTLMEGAGAAAIAALFAHNKQIKSRHCGVVVSGGNMDISTMPKIQQLAEKLSNRELVHS
- the leuD gene encoding 3-isopropylmalate dehydratase small subunit, which codes for MEAIQRHKGLVYPLNRTNVDTDQIIPKQFLKRIERTGFGQYLFYHWRFDDDGKLREGFNLNDKRYEHASILLAGENFGCGSSREHAPWALLDYGFRVIIAPSFADIFYNNALKNGMIVIRVAEEQVNQWMRKAEQQAFTLDVDLENQQITEQDMVYPFEIPSYHKEKLINGWDDIALTLQHEEKIAQYEKKYELK